A stretch of DNA from Microlunatus sp. Gsoil 973:
GTGCCGGTGAGGCATCCACGGCGTTGAGGGGATCAGTCGGCCGTCGCGGCTCGAGGAGGTCGAATCTGCCCACTCCTGGTGAGGAATACTTGGGTAGATGCGCCTCTACCTGTCGTCGTTCCAGCTGGGTCGCCGGCCCGAGCTGCTGTCATCTCTGGTGGATGGTGGTCGGCGCGGCTGGTTGATCATGAACGCTCTGGACGGTCTTGGCGATGGGGTCCGCCGGTCCGCTGAGGCCGAGGCACAGCTGGCGAACCTCAGCGGGCTCGGCCTCGAGGCCGCAGAACTTGATCTGCGCACCGTCGACCCGAGGATCGCCGAGCAGACGTTCGGCGAACCCGACTTCGTCTGGGTGCGCGGCGGCAACGTCTTCACCCTTCGAATGGCCATGGCCACCTCCGGCGTGGACGAGATCATCACCCAACAGGTCCGGCGAGATCGACTGGTCTACGCCGGATACAGCGCCGGACCATGCGTCCTGGCCCCTGACCTGACCGGACTCGAGCACTGCGACCCGGTAGAACCGTGCATTGCCACCTACGGAGATGTCCGCTTCGACGGTCTCGGGATTCTCGACCGTGCCTTCGTCCCTCACCTCAATTCCCCCTCACACCCGGAATCCCAGGCACTGGGCGAAGTCGCCGCGGCCTATGAAGCCGCAGGCCGGCCCTACTGGGCCCTCAGCGACGGCCAAGCGCTGGTCATCCAGGGCGAAGATGTCAGGATCGTCTGAGCCACCGGCTACGCGGACCCGCAGAAGCCGCTGCTCACCCATGATCATCAACTGTCGTTCCGGAACTCTGTTGCGCCGCCAACCCGGGCGCGATGAGATTGGACGGTGAGCATCGCTGCGGTTCTGGTGAACCACAACACCTCTGCGTTCGCCGAACTGGCGATCCGGTCGCTGTTCGTGCAGAACCCGGACCTGGAGCTGACCCTCACGGTCTACGACAACGGATCGACCGACGATCGAAATGGCTTGCTGGCCGCAGCCGACACCTATCGAGCCGAAGTCCGACAGTCAGGCTTTCCGATCACGACACCCGGTAATTCCCATGGTGAGGTCCTGCGCCGGTTCGTCCTCGACCCGGCACATGATCACGCGGATCACTTCCTGTTCCTTGATGCCGACATCTGCTTCACCAGGCCCGGGACGATCGCTACCCTGGCGGAGACGCTGCACAGCCGCCCCGACGCGTTCGGGGCCGGGCCACGCATGTCCTGGGACGGCGAAACGCCGTTGCCGGCCGGGGTTCTCGCCAACCCAGCCATCTATCGGAATCGCCTGCATCCCTGCTGCGCGCTCATCACCAACACGCCGATCTTCCGCACCGTCGCGGACCACATCGGGTTCTCGTGTGCCCGGCTGCTGTACGCCGACCACGACGACTTCCTGGACACCTTCGAATTGATGACCATGGTCATGCGCACCCACCGGTTGCGGCACGTCATCGCCGATGACGCATTGATCATGCACGCCTTCGCTGTCTCCTACCCTGACGAATCCAGCGTCTTGCTCCCACAGAAGGAACAGCGCCGGGACCAGTGGCTGGCTCTCCTGCGCAGCAGGGCCTGATGGAGTGACCGAACCACGCAACGTCGGCGAGGACGAGGACCTGGTGCGGCGCGTCAACAACCGCACCGGCTGCACACTGCGCCTGGTCGGTCGATCCACCACGGGCACCTTGGGAGGCGCGGTTTTCGTCGAATGGCCAGATGGCCGCCCGGTGTCATCACCAGGTTTGTGGGATCACTGCACGGGGCGCGGCGCACCGCCGACGTTGTCACCAAAGCGAGTGACGCGGGATTGCCGGTTCCGCGACACCACCTGGTCGTCGACCTCGACGGTGACGTGCTGATGCTGCAGGATCGGCTGCCGGGAGCCGCGCGGAACAAGATCACTCCGGTGGTGATCGACACGATCGTCGCAGTGAACGACCGCTTCGCCAACCTGCTGGAGGATCGACCCGACGTGCCGATCCTGCCGCTGTGCTTGGACATCAGCGGTGACCCGCATCCTCGGCACGAAACTCTGTTGGCGTACGGTACGCGAAGCCGCCGCGTGCTGGGCGCCATCAAGGCAGTCGGTGCCCGCGGACCGCGCACCATGATCGGAGCCGACCTTGTCCACGTCGACCTGACGACACCCAACATCCTCTTCGATGACAACGGCGGCATCTCAGGTGTCGTGGATTGGAACCTCGGCGCCTACCGCGGCGACCGACACCTGGCACTGGTCAAGACCCGGTTCGAACTGGAGTGGGGTCTCAGCTCACCTGCTCCGGAACGGAGCGAGATCGCGGCCGCGGCGCACCTCGACGAGATCCTTCGCCAACGAGTCCCACCTGACGTGTTGAGGGCGTACTGGGCACACCGCGTGCTGTACCAGCTACATTTCGCTCTCCAGTTCGCCTCACCCGACGTGATCGATTGGCACCTGCGGGTTGCCGAAGAACGGCTGCTCGGCAGCAGCCGACAGCCATCCGAGGTTGGAGCCCGACGCCACACACCGCCGAGTCCACAACCATGATCTTGCCAGCGAGTCGCGGTGCCGGACTTCCGGGATTGTCGCAGTTGCCGTCAACTGGCGGGGTGATCGTTTCCTATGGCCCATCGCTGGAGCCAACGCAGCAGCAGGAGTTTCTCCGCGGCCTGGACACGGTCTCGAAGTGTCGCAACATCGTCGTGCGCTCTGACCGGCACCCGCTGCTGATCAAGAATGGGTCCTTCGTCGTAATCTTCGGTCACCAGATGGAGCGTTGCGCCGGTCTCCTTCACACCGGCCGCGAGAACTGCAGCATGGACCCGGTCCCCGTACATCCCGGTCGATCCGAACGCGGGTAGCAGCGCCGGATGGGTGTTGATCATGCGTCCGCTGTAGGCGACCAGGACATCGGGCCCGACCTTCTTGGCGTATCCGGCGAGGACGACCAGATCGATGCGGGCCGCCGTCAGTGCGTCCACCATCGCGGCGTCTCGCACGGCATCGTCTGGATGGGTGACCGTGCTCAGGTGGCTGCTCGGGATGCCGTGACGCGCGGCGACTCCAAAGATGCCGGACCGGCTGTTGTTGCCCACGATCAGGCCGACGTCTGCTGCCAGGTCACCGGCGTGGCTCGCCTTCACAATCATTTCGGCTGTCGTCCCGGCACCGGATCCGATCACTGCGAGCCGCTTCAGAGGAGACACACCTGAAACCTATCGGCACACTCCTCCGGCCGACGCACACTCCGAGCCTCGGCGTTCAACCGTCGGCCGAAGCGGGTGAGTACTTCTGCCGTCCCCACGGGGTCGGAGCCCCACAGAGCGCGGAAACAGCCGTGTTCACACGGCCGGAATCCACGGTTCCCGCCGACTCAGCTCCGGCTCGGCCCGCAGTAAGGTCCACCGACATGGCTGCACTGCGTGACCTGGTGGCAACCGCCTTCGGCCTCGGGTCGCCGACCAGTGACCTGATACCCGTCCAGGTCGGTTCCTACGAATCCTGGCGCTTGCACACCTCCGACGGCTCGTTCATGATCAAGCGGTTGTGGGCGCGGACCAGATCCCACCTGGCTGATGGAATACGCAACCTCGATGGAGTTGGAACGCCGAGCGCTGCTCGCCGGCCTCTCGATCGCGATCCCCGTCGATCCGGTCACACCACACTTCGGCTGGGCAACGCGCATCCAAGACCGCGGAGTGTGGCGAGCCTACGAGTGGCTCGACCATACGGCGCCCACCGCCGATAGCATCGATCCAGGTTGGTTCGGCAGCACCTTGGCAGCGCTCCATACGCTCTTTCCGCTGAACGACTGGCCCGAATCCGAATGGCGATGGCTGGGTGTCAGGCGATCACCGGCCACATCCGCAGGTTGTACGAGGAGTCGACCGACCGCATCGTTTCTCACCGTGATGTCGGCCCGTGGAACGTTCTTGAGACGCCCGACCGTTCGGTGCTCATCGATTGGGAGAACGCCGGCCCGACAACCGCCACGGTCGAGCCGGGACGTGCGCTGATGTCTTTCGGTTGCGACCGTCCAGCCAGAATGCAGCAACTCATGGAGGCCTACCGCGCAGCCGGCGGAGGGATCGCCGGAATCCCCCAGCACTTGTTCAACTGGCAACTGACCCAACACCTGTCCCGGATCACCGAACGCATCAAGATCAGCGTCGGAGACCTCGGACCCGAGGACGACCCCAACCGGTCTGGATGGATCCATCCGCCATTGACGACGACGTCGCCGCCGCGACTGTCTCCCTGCGCCCAGAAGCCGAGCGACTCGCGGCGTACGGCTCCCGATTGTTCCGTGCCGGCTGAGCCTCCCGTCGGCGCCGGTTTCTCGTGGCGCGACACGAATCATCCGCCGTCATCCGGGTACAGAGACCTCACCAACACACAAACAAACCAAGGATGAAGGAGTGTCCCGATGGGCGCAGCCGAAGAAACAATTGAGGTAAACGTTCCGGTCCGCACGGCGTACAACCAGTGGACCCAGTTCGAGTCGTTCCCGCAGTTCATGAGCGGCGTCGAAGAAGTACGCCAGCTCGACGACAAGCACCTGCACTGGAAGGTCAAGGTCGCCGGTGTCAGTCGCGAGTACGACGCGGAGATCACCGAACAGACCCCCGACAAGGTGATCGCCTGGCAGGCGGTCGGTGACACGGACAACGCAGGCACCGTACGCTTCGAGGCACTCGACAACGTCACCACTCGGGTCAGCGCCTCGATCGGGTACCAGACCGAAGGCGCCACCGAGAAGGTCGGCGACGCGCTGAACGTTCCGGAGCGTCAGTTGAAGAGCGATCTGGCGAAGTTCAAGGAATTCATCGAATCCCGCGGCGACGAGACCGGCGCCTGGCGGGAAGAGATCCACTGAGCCACCTTCCGTAATTGGATCACCGGGCGGGTACGCCGCAGGTCAGGGACAACGATCCGGCCGAACGGCTGCCCTCGCCGGTGATCCATCTGATCACTTGGCCGAGCCTCGCGCTCGGAGTGGTGGCTCTGGCCTGTCCGACGGATACGGCCACAGCGATCGGGCTGAAATCCAGAATCGGAAGCCGCGTCATCCGGATCGCCGGATGGCGCGAACTTGTCGTGTTGGGCGCATTCCTGCTCCGGCCGACACGACGATCCCTGTGGGCGTTTGTCGCCCAGGATCTCTGCGACATCACTGCAGCGACGATTGCACTGTCCACCCGCTCGGACGTGATCTTGTCCCCGCGCCGCCTCCGAGCGGCCCTGACAGGCTATGGCCTGCTCGCAGTCGC
This window harbors:
- a CDS encoding SRPBCC family protein, yielding MGAAEETIEVNVPVRTAYNQWTQFESFPQFMSGVEEVRQLDDKHLHWKVKVAGVSREYDAEITEQTPDKVIAWQAVGDTDNAGTVRFEALDNVTTRVSASIGYQTEGATEKVGDALNVPERQLKSDLAKFKEFIESRGDETGAWREEIH
- a CDS encoding Type 1 glutamine amidotransferase-like domain-containing protein, with amino-acid sequence MRLYLSSFQLGRRPELLSSLVDGGRRGWLIMNALDGLGDGVRRSAEAEAQLANLSGLGLEAAELDLRTVDPRIAEQTFGEPDFVWVRGGNVFTLRMAMATSGVDEIITQQVRRDRLVYAGYSAGPCVLAPDLTGLEHCDPVEPCIATYGDVRFDGLGILDRAFVPHLNSPSHPESQALGEVAAAYEAAGRPYWALSDGQALVIQGEDVRIV
- a CDS encoding phosphotransferase — encoded protein: MARWPPGVITRFVGSLHGARRTADVVTKASDAGLPVPRHHLVVDLDGDVLMLQDRLPGAARNKITPVVIDTIVAVNDRFANLLEDRPDVPILPLCLDISGDPHPRHETLLAYGTRSRRVLGAIKAVGARGPRTMIGADLVHVDLTTPNILFDDNGGISGVVDWNLGAYRGDRHLALVKTRFELEWGLSSPAPERSEIAAAAHLDEILRQRVPPDVLRAYWAHRVLYQLHFALQFASPDVIDWHLRVAEERLLGSSRQPSEVGARRHTPPSPQP
- a CDS encoding glycosyltransferase family 2 protein produces the protein MSIAAVLVNHNTSAFAELAIRSLFVQNPDLELTLTVYDNGSTDDRNGLLAAADTYRAEVRQSGFPITTPGNSHGEVLRRFVLDPAHDHADHFLFLDADICFTRPGTIATLAETLHSRPDAFGAGPRMSWDGETPLPAGVLANPAIYRNRLHPCCALITNTPIFRTVADHIGFSCARLLYADHDDFLDTFELMTMVMRTHRLRHVIADDALIMHAFAVSYPDESSVLLPQKEQRRDQWLALLRSRA
- a CDS encoding phosphoribosylglycinamide formyltransferase → MSPLKRLAVIGSGAGTTAEMIVKASHAGDLAADVGLIVGNNSRSGIFGVAARHGIPSSHLSTVTHPDDAVRDAAMVDALTAARIDLVVLAGYAKKVGPDVLVAYSGRMINTHPALLPAFGSTGMYGDRVHAAVLAAGVKETGATLHLVTEDYDEGPILDQQRVPVRAHDDVATLRDRVQAAEKLLLLRWLQRWAIGNDHPAS
- a CDS encoding phosphotransferase; amino-acid sequence: MAGCQAITGHIRRLYEESTDRIVSHRDVGPWNVLETPDRSVLIDWENAGPTTATVEPGRALMSFGCDRPARMQQLMEAYRAAGGGIAGIPQHLFNWQLTQHLSRITERIKISVGDLGPEDDPNRSGWIHPPLTTTSPPRLSPCAQKPSDSRRTAPDCSVPAEPPVGAGFSWRDTNHPPSSGYRDLTNTQTNQG